Below is a genomic region from Bacteroidota bacterium.
ATGTTGAAATTGACGAAGGTTGCACAACGCCAAGTCGCAAGCGCCCTTTCAAACGACGCTACGGCAAGTGCATTTCCATTGTAGGCCGTGTTGTAAATGAACGTATAGCCTCCGGTTCCATTTTTGTTGACCAGGTAATACCGTTGTCGAGTGCTGCTGCCAAAGCCGCTAAATGTACTGTTGATGTCGAGGTGGGAGTAGGTGACAGTCAGGTTGGATCCTGAGGTCATGGCACCATTGACGTTGATGGGGCCCGTTCCTGCGCGGCGAGCGGTTTTGTTTTGAATCGAGGCGTCTGACCAGGCAACATTGTCTGATGCCACTCCTGAGGACGTAAATGTCGCTCCGCCATCATCCGCATTGGTGTAAAAAACGGTGCCCGCACCAGCTCCAAATCCGGAACCGGTAATCGTCACAAAGTCGCCGCTGACAATCGTTCCTGCACGGGTTGTGCCGGGCAAAAAGGATGTGATCGGCATTTGACGCTGTACAGAGGAAGCCCATTCGTAGAGGGGAAATGTGTCTCCTTCTCTGGCTGAAAAGGGTTGGCCTTGAGGCGTTTTTGCATTTTGCCCGGTAAAGTCAGCGATTTTGTCCAACAAATCTGCTTCATCTTGTGGTTTCTCGCTGAGTAAATCGTGGTAAAACCCTGATTGTTTGGTGAGTGCACCTTGGGAGCTTGCGTAGGGTTCCGCCTGAATGAGATCGGGTTGAGATTGCCGGATCACCTTGTTGTCAATTTCGTGGTTGTCGGCATTCAGAAACAGGACGTATTCATTGTAAGGGTCCAGTTCGAGTGAGGGATGCGTGATTTGACCCTTGTCACCGACAAATCCGCCAATCGAAATGATCCCCACGCGCTGCTTTGGTTGATAACCTTTGAGCCAACTTTGTACTTCAAAGATATTGAGGGTATAGATGTTTTGATGGGCTTGATCCCAATAGGATTCTTTGGAAACCAGCCTTCCCAAAACGATGTATGCCGACTCCACTGACCGCTGTTGAAGGGAAATGGGCCGCATCAAACACTGGGAATGGAGGGGTTGTTGTCCCCAAATGCCCAGCAAGAGCAAGAATGCAAAGATCGTTTTTGCGTAATGAAGCTTCATGGAAATTATCCTATTGACCGATGACAGCTTTCAAATTAGGAAAAAAATGAGAGAAATCAATGTCTTTCGGGGCATTGATTTTTGGGTTGCGCGCTTAGGACGATGAGATTTCTTGGAAGAGCTATTGATTTCCACCCAGATGGGGGAAGATGTCCATCGGCTCATGCACCTTCGCAGGATTTCCATGCCATACGGCAACTTTGCGCATGACCCTTGCCACTTGCTCGCCTGAAACGGGTTTGTATTTTTTGAAGAATCCCAAAGCGTTGAGGAATTTTATCAGCCGCAAACTGAGGGCCTCGCCGCTTCGCGGCTGATCACGCGGGCCTTGCAGCGGACCTGGACGCAAAATCTGCACGTTGGGGAAGCCCAATTTCTGGACATCGCGGTCAAGTTCTCCCTTCATTTTGAAATAGGCATTCCCGGCATGCGCATCTGCACCGACCGATGAGATCAGGACATAGCTCGGGACGCCGTTTGCGGCGGCGATTTTTGCAAATTGGAATTGGTAATCATAGTCGACGATACGTTGCGCGGCAACACTTCCGGCTTGTTTCCGTGTTGTCCCGAGGGCAGAAAACAGGACATCCCCTTTGACCAAATCCTTCCAAGAATCGGGCTCCGCAAAATCGATCACATGTTCCACCAACTTTGGATGTTGCTTTTCCGTGCTGCGGCGCACAAAAATCACAACGCTGCTGTAGGCAGGATCTTCGAGCAATTGGTCGAGCAGCGCGCCACCCACCAAACCTGTTGCGCCAATGATGATGGCAGTTTTTTCTTTCATGGTACGTGCTTTCCCGTCTAGAGCCTCTCTGAATGCCGACTTGGAATTCCTATCTTTGAATTCTGTCGGAAATGTACGCTATGCGCAGGTTCATATATCTATTGGGAGGCCTATTTTGTTTCAGCATTGTTGCATGCGAGGGACAAAAAGTACCTGAAACCACAAAGCCCATCGTAGCAGTGGCACCTGCGCCCACACCCAAAGCAGTCCGTGAGACTGGAAAGGTCATCGAATCCGAGCCGATCCAAGGCACAAACTCCAGCTATGCCGTCTACTTGCCCAAATCGTACCAAGCCGATCGACCGATGCCGGTGATCGTGTTTTTCGATTCCCATGCCCGTGGCAAGGATCCCCTAAAAATGTATGCGGCTTTGGCCGATGCCCAACCTTTCATTCTCGTCGGTTCCAATGTTTCGCGCAACGGGCAGCGCCCGGAGCAGTCGCTGCAGATCTATGACGAATTGATGCGCGACGTCAAGACCAAGTTTGCCATTGATCCGCAGCGAATTGCAGCCTGCGGCTTTTCAGGTGGCGCGCGGGTCGCTGCCATGTTGGCGCAAAATCGGCCCGAGGTCAAAAATGTCATTGCTTGCTCCGCCGGATTTCAGCCCCGGCAGGGCGAAACATTCGGGTACTATGCCATCATCGGAACCCATGACTTTAACTTCATGGAACTATGGCAATTGCAGAAGGTGCTGGATGATGGCAAGCAACCCCATGCCTTCGCAGAATGGTCGGGCGGACATGAATGGCCCGTTTCCGAGGAAATGGAGGCCGCGATGGATTTTGTGACCATGCGGGAAATGGACAAAGCCGACCCGCGTCTCGATTCGCTCATTCAGGAAAAAAAGCAACGCCTTTCCGCTGCGTACAGCCAATGCAAGGGCCAATGGCTCAAGCGCAAGCGCCT
It encodes:
- a CDS encoding NAD(P)H-binding protein, with the translated sequence MKEKTAIIIGATGLVGGALLDQLLEDPAYSSVVIFVRRSTEKQHPKLVEHVIDFAEPDSWKDLVKGDVLFSALGTTRKQAGSVAAQRIVDYDYQFQFAKIAAANGVPSYVLISSVGADAHAGNAYFKMKGELDRDVQKLGFPNVQILRPGPLQGPRDQPRSGEALSLRLIKFLNALGFFKKYKPVSGEQVARVMRKVAVWHGNPAKVHEPMDIFPHLGGNQ
- a CDS encoding matrixin family metalloprotease, with amino-acid sequence MKLHYAKTIFAFLLLLGIWGQQPLHSQCLMRPISLQQRSVESAYIVLGRLVSKESYWDQAHQNIYTLNIFEVQSWLKGYQPKQRVGIISIGGFVGDKGQITHPSLELDPYNEYVLFLNADNHEIDNKVIRQSQPDLIQAEPYASSQGALTKQSGFYHDLLSEKPQDEADLLDKIADFTGQNAKTPQGQPFSAREGDTFPLYEWASSVQRQMPITSFLPGTTRAGTIVSGDFVTITGSGFGAGAGTVFYTNADDGGATFTSSGVASDNVAWSDASIQNKTARRAGTGPINVNGAMTSGSNLTVTYSHLDINSTFSGFGSSTRQRYYLVNKNGTGGYTFIYNTAYNGNALAVASFERALATWRCATFVNFNINKSSTTAIATAALDGVNVVCFDATLPIGVLGRATSRFNGSATGGCNLANTIWWTDEIDVQFFPDPPTAGFPWEYGPAAPAFTEYDFESVAVHELGHAHGLGHVIQAETVMHFALANGQNTRALGINEINDGLAKMAYSTGALCFNPATVTGPMIALTAGNCILPVQFISFTGESISGQGNHLQWTLSHELENAGFMVERSLDGTHFIDIGEVPGRGNSQTEVSYDYMDRSPATGIVNYYRLRQIDKNGTESHSETIAIHNLDGPSIQVLPTRVKDKLRILGDGGSFPGLVFSITNVQGARVLLRTLPQAQIDTEVDLGGFSAGMYFFEVRSNQGTLMSGKLIKE